From the genome of Natrinema marinum:
GTTCATCGCCAGCCGCTGGGACTCCCGCGAGGACGCGATGCAGTTCTTCCGCAGTGACGCCTTCTCGGAGGCCGTCGAGTTCGGCCGCGACGTGCTCGCCGACCGGCCGCGACACGTCTTCCTCGCCTGAGCGCGACGCGGATATTTTGCCCCACTCGAGGACGGGCCCCGATCAGCGCTCACCGGCTCCCGGCGAGTCGTCGTAGAAAAAGTACGCCGCGATGCCGGCTAGTCCGAACGCGAGCGCCACGAACGGCCACTTCCCGGGTTCTCGGTCGTTCGCGAACGCGTGAACGGTCACGACGATCGCGAAACTGACGTGTGCGACGAGCGTCGCGGCGAGAAACGACTGCGGTTCCATTGCTCGAGGGTTCGACGCGGTGAGCAAAGCCGTTACGAAGCCGGTCGTCGGGGACGGGTCTGAATCGCCGTGGTCGTGGCCGGGAGGGCAGCTCACCGCGCCCGCGGTGAGCCGGCCGACTCGGGGGAGGGCAGGTTGTCACCCGATTCCGACCGCGAGCGATCCCAGAGGGTGAGCGAGCGGGCCGACGACCGATGTGAGCGAGAGCGCGGCACTACGTGCCGCGAAAGCGAGCGGCTTCGCCGCGAGCAACGAGCGAACGGAGAGAGGAGTGCTTTTGATCGACCTTTTACCGAGGGACATCGCGAGCGGGGCGCTACGCGCCTCGCTCGCGATAGACCGCAGAGTAAAAGGTCGCTAGTCGAAGTCGTGGTCCGGGTCGTCCTCGACTTTCCGCTTCATCGAGTCGCGGCGGGACTTGGCGTCTCGGCCGGTCGCCTCGAGCAGAAAGTCGTTTTTCGCGTCGACGGCCTCGCCGGCGGCCTCGAGTTCGTCGGGGCCGAGTTCGGTGGGGTCACGTTCGTGGAACTCGACGGCGAGTTTGTCCTTCTTGCCGGAGTACTCGACGGCTCCGACGACGATCTTCTCGAAGACGGGATTGTCGGGCTCCTCGATGAGGTAGAGGTCGCTTCCCTTGAACTCCTGTGTTCCCGTGATGGAACCGAAGTAGTCCTCGACGGTCGCCTCCATGTCGGGGATTCGTTCCTCGAGATATTCACCGCGACGCATCTTGTACTCCTTCATGGCTCGAAGAAGCACGGGGGAGTGTTTACCTCTTTTCATAGCCGATGTTTCGGGTGTCTGATGGGTACACGGGGCCGAAAACCGGCGGCTACAGGGGTGCTGAGGACGACCGGAGCCCCAGCGAGGAGCGACACAGCTGCTGGGAAAAGCGGCGATAGACGACAGCACAGACGGAGAGAATCGAGGACCCGCGTAGGGGACTACTGCCGTTCGCGCTCGCTGAGATAGCCCTTCCGGCAGTCGGGACAGATATCGCCGGCGCGCAGCGAGCCGCCGTCGCCGCCGGCAGCGTAGTCACACCGCGGGCAGTAGAATTCGGTCGGGACGTCGTCGGATTGGCCGCTGCTCTCGGCCGGGGTCGGTGCCGACTGGGCGCGTTCGATGCCGATTCCGGAGTCGGACGCCCCGTTTCCGTCGGCGTCGGCAGCACTGGCGGCAGGGGCCTCCGCGGTCACCGATCGAGCGTCGGTGCCGGCCGCGCCGTCGGTGGCGCTTGCGCCACCGAGACCGTCCGCGGGCGCGTCGTTCTCGAGGAGGACGGCGTCGTCGTCGATCTCGTCCGGATCGATCTCGTCGCCGTCGTCCGCGATGGCGGTGTCAGTGTCGGTGTCGGACTCGTCGTCGGGCCAGGCGGCCGGTTCGGACTCCGCGCCGACCGGCGGTCCGACATCGTCCGAGTCGGGCCACTCGCCGTGGTCACGGTCTCGGTTGGGTTCGGGCCCGTCGTCCTCGAGGATCTCGCCGTCGTCGGTGACGGGGTCGCCGTTTTCGTCGGTCGGGAGTTCGATATCGTCGGCAGCGTCGGCCGTCGAGTCCGCGGACGCGTCCGCCTCGAGGGCGTCGGCAGCGGGGGCTGCGTCGGCGTCGATGAACTCGGCGTCCGTGCCCGATTCGGCGGCGTCGGCGTCTGACTCGGATGGCTGTTCTGTCGGTTCACCAGCAGGCTCGTCGGAGAGCGCGTCGGCGTCCGTCTCGGCGGAGAGGCTCGTGACTTCGGTGTTCTCGCTGATGACGTTGCGCTCGCCACAGCGGGAACACTCCTCGTACTCTTGGACGGTAACGACGACTTCACTGCCCCGTTCTTCGCGCTCGCGTTCGACTTCGGACTCGCCGAAATCGTGCCCGAGCAGCGAACATCGCAGGACCATTGTCCCACCGTACCGAGCCATCCCATAAAAAACGTGCTGCCTGTTTGTCCCAGTTCCGTGACAGTCTTTCGCGACGATCGGTCGGAGCGGGTCGACCGCGAGACCGACCTCGAGTTCGGGTATCGCGTGCCACCGGTCACTCGGAAGGGCGGCAGCCGACACCGTCGGAACGACAAACGTCAAATCCCAGGTTGTCGAATGACTATACGGATGAGAGCAAAGCGGGAGTACCGAAACCGGGAGGGGACCGAGGTGGCGGTGCTCGACGAACTGGTCGACCGCGCCGACGACGGGATGAGCGTTTTCGAGCTCCGCGCGGCCGTCGAAGTCGACATCGACGAACTCGAGGACGCCCTGGCGACGCTCAAAGAGGACGATCTGATCGTCGTCGAATCGGGAGGTGAGACGGTCATCAAGCCCGCCGAGCGCGTCGTGCCCGACGAACCGGCCGACGAGGACGACGAACAGTCGCTGGGAGAGTGGCTGCGCGAGCGGATTCCCTTTTGAATCGAAACGCCTGAGGGCTTCAGGCCCCAGAAGGTACGCATGACCGTCATCGAGTCCATCCACGAGGATCACGGGGCCACGTTCGGTGAGCGCGGCGGCCGGACGATCGTCGACCACTTCGGGCGACCCGAGCGGACCCACCGCGCGGTCCGCAACGGCGTCGGCCTGCTCGAGCCGGCCTACGGCGTGATCGTCGTCGAAGGCGAGGACCGCCTCGAGTACGTCGATAACGTCGTCTCGAATCGGGTCCCCACCGAGGACGGACAGGGCTGTTACGCGCTCGTCCTCGACCCACAGGGCGGGATCGAGGTGGAGCTCTACGTCTACAACGCGGGCGAGCGCCTGCTGCTCTTTACCCAACCCGAAACGGCCGAGCCGCTGGCCGAAGAGTGGTCCGAGAAGGTGTTCATTCAGGACGTCGAGATCCGCGTCGCGACCGACGACTACGCCGTCTTCGGCATCCACGGCCCGCAAGCGACCGAAAAGATCGCGAGCGTCCTCAACGGGGCAGCCTCACCCGACGAGCGCTACTCGTTCGTCCGCGGCACGATGGGTGACGAGGGCGTCACCGTCATCCGCACCGACGCCCTCACTGGCGAGGAGAGCTACGAGGTCGTCTGCGCGGCCGACGACGCCGAAGCCGTCTACGACACGCTGCTCAATCAGGGGCTCAACGCCGCTCCGTTCGGCTATCGAACGTTCGAGAGCCTCGCACTCGAGGCCGGCTCGCCGCTCTTTCAGACCGAACTCGAGGGGACGCTGCCGAACGTGCTGGGCCTGCGAAACGCGCTCGACTTCGAGAAGGGCTGTTACGTCGGTCAGGAGGTCGTCTCCCGGGTCGAGAACCGCGGCCAGCCGAGCCGACAGCTCGTCGGGCTGGCGCTCGAGGGCGAGAACGTTCCCGATTCGGGCGCGGCCGTCTTCGACGGCGACGCGTCGGTCGGCGAGGTGACCCGCGCCGGCGAGAGCCCGATCCGCGAGGAGGTCATCGCGCTCGCGCTCGTCGACTACGGCCTCGCAAGCGACGACCTGACGGTTCGAATCGGCGGCGAGGAGGTCCCCGCGGCCGTGACGGACCTCCCGTTCGTCGCGGGCTCGGATCGGTCGGATCGGCTTCCCGACTACGAGTAGGCGGCTCGTGGGGCTGAATCGGCCCGCTTTCGGAGCCATCGTTATGTATCGCGGACGCGAGGGTAGATCCATGTCAGGAGACGTCCGTCAGGTCGACCTCCTCGAGCGGGAGCCGGACGACCGGATTCGGGTACTCGACCCGGACGGGACCGTCGTCGCTCCCGACCTCGAGCCGGATCTTGCGGCGGAGACCCTGCGGTCGATGTACCGGGATATGCGGTTTTCCCGGCGGTTCGACGAGCGGATGATCAGCCTCCAGCGGCAGGGTCGGCTGGGGACCTACGCCTCGCTGGCCGGACAGGAAGGGTCCCAGATCGGCTCGACGTACGCGCTGGCCGACGACGACATGCTCTCCTTTCAGTACCGCGAACACGGCGCGGTCGCCGCGCGGGGGATGCCGTGGGAGTACCTGCTGTACTGGATGGGCCACGAGGACGGCAACGCCGCGCTGGCTGAGGTCGAGGTCTTCCCGCTGAACATCTCGATCGGCGGCCACCTCCCCCACGCGGTCGGCTGGGCGTGGGCGGCGAAACTCAAGGGCGACGAGCGCGCGAGCGTCGTCCACTTCGGCGACGGCGCGACCTCCGAGGGGGACTTCCACGAGGCGATGAACGTTGCGGGCGTCTTCGAGACGCCGACGATCTTCTTTTGCAACAACAACCAGTGGGCGATTTCGATCCCGCGCGAGCGCCAGACCGCGAGCGCCACCATCGCTGAGAAGGCCCACGCCTACGGCTTCGAGGGCGTGCAGGTCGACGGCATGGACCCGCTCGCGACCTACGTCGTCACGCGAGCGGCGCGCGAGCAGGCCGTCGCGGGAGACGGCAACCGAGCCCGGCCGACGCTGATCGAGGCGATCCAGTACCGCTACGGCGCGCACACGACCGCGGACGATCCCTCGGCCTACCGGGACGACGCGGAGGTCGAGCGCTGGCGCGAGCGTGACCCGATCGACCGGTTCGAGACCTACCTGCGGAACGAGGGCGTCCTCGACGACGACCGGATCGAGACGGTCGAAGCCGAGATCGAAGAGACGATCGCGACCCTGGTCGAGCGCGCCGAAGCCGTCGAAGGCGACCCCGCCGAGATGTTCGAATACACCTACGCGGAGCCGACACCGCGCCTCGAGGAACAACGCGCGGACCTCGAGCGGCTTCGCGAGACCCACGGCGACGATGCGTTACTCGAGGACGAGTAAGTCCCACCGAGAGCGAGATAAAGACGCCACTGGGACAGGCGAGGGGCTATCGGGACGACGTGCAGAGAGGGGACCGATATGCAACTCGAGCAGCCGAGCCGGGCGTCGACCTGGAACGGCACGGTGCCGAACGCGGTCGATACGCGAGTCCTCGGACTGGTCGTCGTAACGGCCGCGCTCGCGGCGTCGATAAACCTCCCGTACGGCGGATTGCCGACGGCGGCTGTCGCGTTCGCGTTGCTCTCCGCGGGCGGCGTCTCGCTTCACCTACTCGGCGAGCGGAAACTGCGTCGGATCACCGACGGGCTCGTCGAGCGATGGGTCGCGGCCGGCGGACGGGTCGACGATGTCACCCGTTCCTCGAGCGGAACGCGGACCGAATGGCGGGTTCACACCCCCGACGGCGAGGTCGTCATCGGCGGGGTCGCGCTGCTCCCGATCGCCCGACTCTCGGTCGAGTGGCGCGGTATCGGCGACACGATGGCCGCTAGCGAGGCCGAGTCGGATCTCGATCGGCTCGCGGCGGGCCTCTATCGCGAAATCTTCGAGTTCGGCGCGAATCGGTAGCTCGAGTTCGCCCGTCTTCACTCAAACAGTTCCCCGTGACGCGTCGCCAGATCCGTGTACTCACCGGAGGAGTACTCCTCGAAGATTTCCCCGGCGTCGATCCCCGTCTCGGAGAGCGGGGAGACCTCGGCGGGGACGCCGCGAACGAACGATTCGGGCGGAATCTCGTAGCCGTCGGGGACGACGGTCCCCGCGGCGACGATGCTGCCGCTTCCGATCGTCACGTCGGTGTTGATCGTCGCGTTGAACCCGATCAGCGACTGCGCCTCGACGGTCGCCTCGTTGAGGACGGCCCCGTGACCGACCATCACCGACTCGGCGAGTCGCGCGGCGTGCAGCGTCGCGTTGTCCCCGACGTGGGTCTCCCGCCCGATTCGGACGGCGCCGATATCGCCCCGGCAGACGACGCCGGGCCAGACGCTCGCGTCCGCCTCGATGGTGACGTCGCCGACGAGGGTCGCCTCGCGGCTCACCCGGGCCGCGTCGTCGATCGTCGGTCGCTGCCCCTCGAACTCGTAGGCCCTCCTGTCGACCATGCGTGAACGTACTACGGTCGCGGTCATAATACCGGATCCCGACGATCGTGACCGTCACCGCTAGCTGACGATCGCGAAATTCGATTCGAAGCAGACGGCTCTCGGGGAGCCGTTCGATCGACAGCAGCGGGGGACCGGCGTTCACGATTCGATCTTCTCGACGATCTCCTCTGCTTCCTTCTTCGCTTTGTCCTCGCCGACGTGTTTGTCGATCAGGACGCTCGTGACCTCCCAATCGTCTTCACCCTCGAGCTTGCCGGTCCTGACCTCGCTCCCCTCCGAAATCGATTCGGCGGGCTGCTCCACCCAGTCGGGGGTCCGGATCTCCTCGTACTCGTCCGGATCGCGGAACCGAACGTGGACGTAGTCGTCGTCCGCCTCGACCGCGTTGACGTCCGGGGTACCGGTCATACGCGAGCGTCCGCCGTCGGCGCGTCTCAATCCGGTCTTGAACGTGCACCGTCCGGCGAAGTCAGCTAGCGGTCGGCGGCACGCTCGAGTCTCCGCCGCCAGCAACCTTCGGCACCGGCACTATCCGGCTCGCGCCCGTAGCACAGCCATGCTCGTCCTCGGCGACGCCCATGCTTCCGAGCCGGACCGACAGCAAACGTTGCTCGAGCTCTATCGCACCCTCGAGCCCGACAGCGTCCTTCAGGTCGGCGACTTAGAGCGGTACGACCTTCCAGCGCCGACGTGGTTCGTCGCGGGCAACAACGAGGACTTCGACGTGATCGACGCGCTCCGGGCGGGCGAGAAGCCGCCGGAGACGGGAAACGTCCACCTGCTGGCGAGTACGGCGGCGACGGTCGACGGGCTCTGCGTCGCCGGCCTCTCGGGCAATTTCGCGCCGACGAAGTACGACCTCCCGCGGGACGAACTCGAGGGCGACCGTCGCCGCCACTTCACGCACGAAGACGTAGAGCGGGCCGCCGCGCTCGAGGATATCGACATCTTCCTCACCCACGAGGCCCCGACCGACCTGCTGTCCTACGGCTACGACCCCGGCTGCAAGCACGTCGACGACCTGCTCGCGGCGCTCGAGCCCGAACTCTGTCTGGTCGGTCACCACCACCGCCACCGCGAGAGCGTGGTCGGAGACACCAGGGTCGTGAGCCTCGCCCCCGCGTGGGAGCGGTACTACACGCTCGACCCCGAGACGCTGGCGCTCGAGGGCCACGACCACGAACTGTCCGCAGGCGAGGAGTGACGAACGCGGCAACTGTCGAATCGAACTACGAAAAACGAAACGGAACTTCGAAGCCGAGCTACAGCACTGCGCGATTCAGAACGTCTCGAGGTAGCGGTCGAGCTCCCACTGGGAGACGTCGACGAGGTAGTCTTCGAACTCCTGTTCTTTGGCCTCGACGAACTTGGGGGCGACGTGGTCGCCGAGCGTATCGTAGACGACCTCGTCCTCCTCGAGGGCTTCGACGGCCTCGCCGAGGTTGGTCGGGAGCGTGTCGATGCCGTACTCTTCGCGTTTCTCCTCGTCGAACTCGTAGATGTTCTCGCGGACCGGGTCCGGGCACTCGAGGTCGTTCTCGATGCCGTCGAGACCCGCGTTGATGAGCGCGGCGAGCGCGAGATACGGGTTGCAGGACGGGTCGGGGAAGCGCGCTTCGATGCGCGAGGCGGCCGGCGTTCGGGCAGCCGGTTTGCGGATCAGCGCCGAGCGGTTGCGGTCCGACCACGCCACGTAGACGGGCGCCTCGTAGCCGGGCACGAGGCGCTTGTAGCTGTTGACCGTCGGGTTCGAGACCGCCGTGATCGCCGGCGCGTGCTCGAGGATACCGGCGATAAAGGAGTGGGCCTCCTCGCTCAGGTTGAATTCGTCGTCGTCGTCGTGGAAGGCGTTCTCGCCGTTCTCGAACAGCGAGATGTGGGTGTGCATTCCCGAGCCGTTGATTCGCGGGATCGGCTTGGGCATGAACGTCGCGTGCAGATCGTGCTGGGCGGCGATCGCGCGAACGACAGTGCGGAAGGTGCCGACGTTGTCGGCCGTCGTCAGGGCGTCGTCGTAGGTGAAGTTGATCTCGTGTTGACCCTCGGCGACTTCGTGGTGGCTCGCCTCGACATCGAAGCCCATGTCCTCGAGGCCGTAGATGATGTCGCGGCGCACGTCGCTGGCGAGGTCTTTCGGCGCGAGGTCGAAGTAACCGCCGGCGTCGTTGGTCTTGGTCGTCGCACGGCCGTCCTCGTCCTCCTCGAAGAGGAAGAACTCCGGCTCGGGCGCGGCGTTGACCATATAGCCCATCTCGTCGGCGCGGTCGAGGGCGTTCTTGAGGACGCGACGCGGGTCGCCCTCGAACGGTTCGCCCGTCGAGGTGTCGTAGACGTCACAGATCATTCGGGCGGCCGCGCTCTCCTCTTTCTGGCGCCACGGGAGGATCGCGAACGTCTCGGGGTCGGGTTTGAGACGCATGTCCGACTCCTGAATGCGAACGAAGCCTTCGATGGAAGATCCATCAAAATAGATACCCTCGGTAAACGCCTTCTCGGCCTGACGGGCCGGCACGGAGACGT
Proteins encoded in this window:
- a CDS encoding DUF5611 family protein produces the protein MKEYKMRRGEYLEERIPDMEATVEDYFGSITGTQEFKGSDLYLIEEPDNPVFEKIVVGAVEYSGKKDKLAVEFHERDPTELGPDELEAAGEAVDAKNDFLLEATGRDAKSRRDSMKRKVEDDPDHDFD
- a CDS encoding DUF7093 family protein codes for the protein MVLRCSLLGHDFGESEVEREREERGSEVVVTVQEYEECSRCGERNVISENTEVTSLSAETDADALSDEPAGEPTEQPSESDADAAESGTDAEFIDADAAPAADALEADASADSTADAADDIELPTDENGDPVTDDGEILEDDGPEPNRDRDHGEWPDSDDVGPPVGAESEPAAWPDDESDTDTDTAIADDGDEIDPDEIDDDAVLLENDAPADGLGGASATDGAAGTDARSVTAEAPAASAADADGNGASDSGIGIERAQSAPTPAESSGQSDDVPTEFYCPRCDYAAGGDGGSLRAGDICPDCRKGYLSERERQ
- a CDS encoding DUF6432 family protein — encoded protein: MRAKREYRNREGTEVAVLDELVDRADDGMSVFELRAAVEVDIDELEDALATLKEDDLIVVESGGETVIKPAERVVPDEPADEDDEQSLGEWLRERIPF
- a CDS encoding aminomethyltransferase family protein → MTVIESIHEDHGATFGERGGRTIVDHFGRPERTHRAVRNGVGLLEPAYGVIVVEGEDRLEYVDNVVSNRVPTEDGQGCYALVLDPQGGIEVELYVYNAGERLLLFTQPETAEPLAEEWSEKVFIQDVEIRVATDDYAVFGIHGPQATEKIASVLNGAASPDERYSFVRGTMGDEGVTVIRTDALTGEESYEVVCAADDAEAVYDTLLNQGLNAAPFGYRTFESLALEAGSPLFQTELEGTLPNVLGLRNALDFEKGCYVGQEVVSRVENRGQPSRQLVGLALEGENVPDSGAAVFDGDASVGEVTRAGESPIREEVIALALVDYGLASDDLTVRIGGEEVPAAVTDLPFVAGSDRSDRLPDYE
- the pdhA gene encoding pyruvate dehydrogenase (acetyl-transferring) E1 component subunit alpha; protein product: MSGDVRQVDLLEREPDDRIRVLDPDGTVVAPDLEPDLAAETLRSMYRDMRFSRRFDERMISLQRQGRLGTYASLAGQEGSQIGSTYALADDDMLSFQYREHGAVAARGMPWEYLLYWMGHEDGNAALAEVEVFPLNISIGGHLPHAVGWAWAAKLKGDERASVVHFGDGATSEGDFHEAMNVAGVFETPTIFFCNNNQWAISIPRERQTASATIAEKAHAYGFEGVQVDGMDPLATYVVTRAAREQAVAGDGNRARPTLIEAIQYRYGAHTTADDPSAYRDDAEVERWRERDPIDRFETYLRNEGVLDDDRIETVEAEIEETIATLVERAEAVEGDPAEMFEYTYAEPTPRLEEQRADLERLRETHGDDALLEDE
- a CDS encoding gamma carbonic anhydrase family protein, translated to MVDRRAYEFEGQRPTIDDAARVSREATLVGDVTIEADASVWPGVVCRGDIGAVRIGRETHVGDNATLHAARLAESVMVGHGAVLNEATVEAQSLIGFNATINTDVTIGSGSIVAAGTVVPDGYEIPPESFVRGVPAEVSPLSETGIDAGEIFEEYSSGEYTDLATRHGELFE
- a CDS encoding metallophosphoesterase family protein, whose protein sequence is MLVLGDAHASEPDRQQTLLELYRTLEPDSVLQVGDLERYDLPAPTWFVAGNNEDFDVIDALRAGEKPPETGNVHLLASTAATVDGLCVAGLSGNFAPTKYDLPRDELEGDRRRHFTHEDVERAAALEDIDIFLTHEAPTDLLSYGYDPGCKHVDDLLAALEPELCLVGHHHRHRESVVGDTRVVSLAPAWERYYTLDPETLALEGHDHELSAGEE
- the glnA gene encoding type I glutamate--ammonia ligase, whose product is MTSGNLSETEQAVLDEIEEQDVDFLRLQFTDILGTVKNVSVPARQAEKAFTEGIYFDGSSIEGFVRIQESDMRLKPDPETFAILPWRQKEESAAARMICDVYDTSTGEPFEGDPRRVLKNALDRADEMGYMVNAAPEPEFFLFEEDEDGRATTKTNDAGGYFDLAPKDLASDVRRDIIYGLEDMGFDVEASHHEVAEGQHEINFTYDDALTTADNVGTFRTVVRAIAAQHDLHATFMPKPIPRINGSGMHTHISLFENGENAFHDDDDEFNLSEEAHSFIAGILEHAPAITAVSNPTVNSYKRLVPGYEAPVYVAWSDRNRSALIRKPAARTPAASRIEARFPDPSCNPYLALAALINAGLDGIENDLECPDPVRENIYEFDEEKREEYGIDTLPTNLGEAVEALEEDEVVYDTLGDHVAPKFVEAKEQEFEDYLVDVSQWELDRYLETF